The Halomicronema hongdechloris C2206 genome includes a window with the following:
- a CDS encoding ROK family protein translates to MQVIGIDLGGTAIKAGRFNQAGDCLQSLTMPTAAPPHPDQVLAQMAAAIASLDPHHQVHAIGVGTPGPADAAGRVARIAINLAGWIEVPVADYLEAKGGRPTVVANDANCACLGEAWLGAGRPFRDIVMLTLGTGVGGAVMLNGQLFLGRHGAAAEPGLVTLNPEGPACNSGNRGSLEQYCSVQAVRRQTGQEPSHLAARARAGDADAIAFWQQYGRWLGAGLASSVYLLTPEAIILGGGISASADLFLPSTLTELQQRVMATSYDNLQICIAQLGSQAGRVGAAKLALQQLGLGRD, encoded by the coding sequence ATGCAGGTCATCGGCATTGACTTAGGGGGCACGGCCATTAAGGCAGGGCGCTTTAACCAGGCGGGAGACTGTCTGCAATCGCTGACTATGCCCACGGCGGCACCGCCGCACCCGGATCAGGTCTTGGCCCAGATGGCCGCTGCGATCGCATCCCTCGATCCTCACCACCAGGTGCACGCCATCGGGGTCGGCACGCCGGGGCCAGCCGATGCCGCCGGCCGGGTAGCCCGCATTGCCATCAACCTAGCCGGCTGGATCGAGGTGCCCGTGGCCGACTACTTAGAGGCCAAGGGTGGCCGCCCCACGGTGGTGGCCAACGACGCCAACTGTGCCTGCCTGGGGGAGGCCTGGCTGGGGGCGGGACGACCGTTTCGCGATATCGTCATGCTGACCCTGGGCACTGGCGTCGGCGGGGCGGTAATGCTGAATGGTCAGCTGTTTTTAGGGCGCCATGGGGCCGCCGCCGAACCCGGCTTAGTCACCCTAAACCCTGAGGGCCCCGCCTGCAATAGCGGCAATCGCGGCTCCCTAGAGCAATACTGCTCGGTGCAGGCGGTGCGGCGACAAACCGGCCAAGAGCCCAGTCACTTGGCAGCTCGAGCCCGGGCCGGAGATGCCGATGCGATCGCATTTTGGCAACAGTATGGCCGCTGGCTGGGGGCCGGTTTAGCCAGTTCTGTCTACCTACTCACCCCGGAAGCCATCATTTTGGGCGGCGGCATCAGTGCCAGTGCCGACCTGTTTCTGCCCAGCACCCTAACCGAGCTGCAGCAACGGGTGATGGCCACTTCCTACGACAATCTACAGATCTGTATCGCCCAACTAGGCAGCCAGGCTGGCCGGGTCGGGGCCGCCAAATTGGCCCTACAGCAGTTGGGGCTAGGCAGAGACTAG
- a CDS encoding alpha/beta fold hydrolase, which yields MVTISDRNPIDSSGVGQHWTWRGQPVYYVQAGPPPGDRPPLLLVHGFGASTDHWRKNLADLQHQFQVWAIDLVGFGRSAKPPWQYSGDLWQAQLHDFITQVIGQPVVLVGNSLGGYASLCVAANHPEAAAGLVLLNSAGPFSDAQVSTAKSSIGGALAKALRSVMLQPLPSWLLFQYVRRRATIRKTLMKVYLDATAVTDDLVEAIYRPACDAGAARVFASVFKAPRGEPVDVLLTRLCPPLLTLWGEGDPWMDTRQRGARFRQYYPQLTEHYLPAGHCPHDERPELVNDLMRDWVLTRVCGQPISGPYPE from the coding sequence ATGGTGACGATTTCTGACCGTAATCCCATTGATTCCTCTGGTGTTGGCCAGCACTGGACCTGGCGAGGACAGCCAGTCTATTACGTTCAAGCCGGACCCCCCCCAGGCGATCGCCCGCCGTTGCTATTGGTACATGGATTTGGGGCGTCTACCGACCACTGGCGGAAGAACCTGGCCGATCTCCAACATCAGTTTCAGGTGTGGGCCATCGATTTGGTGGGGTTCGGCCGCTCGGCTAAACCCCCCTGGCAGTACAGCGGTGATCTCTGGCAGGCCCAATTGCACGACTTTATTACCCAAGTCATTGGGCAACCAGTGGTGTTGGTCGGTAACTCCTTGGGGGGCTATGCCAGTCTCTGTGTCGCCGCTAATCATCCAGAGGCTGCCGCCGGGCTGGTGCTACTGAACAGTGCTGGCCCCTTCTCGGATGCTCAGGTCTCAACGGCTAAATCTAGCATTGGTGGTGCCCTGGCTAAGGCCCTACGCAGTGTCATGCTGCAGCCGCTGCCCAGTTGGCTGTTGTTTCAGTATGTACGGCGGCGGGCCACCATTCGCAAGACCTTGATGAAGGTGTATCTAGATGCCACGGCGGTGACTGATGATCTGGTAGAGGCGATCTATCGCCCCGCTTGTGACGCTGGCGCGGCTAGGGTATTTGCCTCGGTGTTTAAGGCGCCTCGGGGAGAACCGGTGGATGTCCTGCTAACTCGACTCTGCCCCCCCTTGCTGACGCTCTGGGGCGAGGGAGATCCCTGGATGGATACGCGGCAGCGGGGCGCCCGCTTTCGCCAGTATTATCCGCAGCTGACGGAGCATTATTTACCAGCAGGCCACTGCCCCCACGATGAGCGGCCAGAGTTAGTCAATGACTTGATGCGGGACTGGGTCTTGACTCGGGTGTGTGGCCAGCCGATTTCGGGCCCATATCCCGAGTAG